From the Maioricimonas rarisocia genome, one window contains:
- a CDS encoding integrase core domain-containing protein, whose translation MHTEDVGLSPGYVLHERDRKFSREFDEILKCAGGAAKKTSIQSPNLQAHVERVIQILQHEVLNQFVAVSERHLNHICSEAVRRYNTERGHSARENLPPAWDSSPPGPVDTTRLSDVACSTRLGGLLTHY comes from the coding sequence ATGCACACCGAGGACGTCGGCCTTTCACCAGGCTACGTGCTGCACGAGCGGGACCGGAAGTTCAGCCGTGAGTTCGACGAGATCCTGAAGTGCGCCGGTGGCGCGGCGAAGAAGACGTCGATTCAGTCGCCCAACCTGCAGGCCCACGTTGAACGGGTGATTCAGATACTGCAGCACGAAGTGCTCAACCAGTTCGTGGCCGTCTCCGAGCGGCACCTGAACCACATCTGCTCCGAAGCGGTCCGCCGGTACAACACCGAGCGTGGACATTCCGCACGCGAGAACCTGCCACCCGCGTGGGACTCGTCACCACCCGGACCGGTGGACACCACCAGGCTGTCCGACGTGGCCTGCAGCACGCGACTCGGTGGCCTGCTCACGCACTACTGA
- a CDS encoding CHAT domain-containing tetratricopeptide repeat protein, whose translation MTTMQSTCVDITARRKRPPASVAAGLILAFCGGLPGLPHPVEAADADRVVALYQQGLVLYEKGDFARAADVFGEAVSRAPGAFGRGERGPVHMDTVRLMEFQANCYLSSFDLFRAESLYRECIEVARQEEGPQSAMIHRCLGNLGVLYTRLAQWDRAEEQFQTSLRSDTDAENRARTHLNLASMYLLSDQTDQAERAYRTSFSYWRSQKGETARKQMASCQHGLGMNAFKRGDRNRAAQLFRQALATRRELLPANHRFVAHSTEMLGTTQAVLGRSDEGIELLRDARQMMTAFWGTNHVELAEVEHELALALARKGEAVNAAEAMTRSRRMYREYIGRILTGLSQEEQLRFLAEERNRFMDSLALARTHRREPRMIQASFDWVLNGKGLAQETLAERHLLARNAAIDPALKSLASELKAARQQLAALSSSGNEKDVADTVRRLNEREADLARQLTLQSGPGNGTDRWVTSGHMLQVLPEDAALVEFAWLDREEPAVSAFDRRPRDGRQGRLVAWTLVAKTRTVRLYDLGAVDEVLQRVEAVRQQIRSSEDDIAFDPESATESMNKSLKEAAQQLLWPMLQDLSDAERWVISPDGPLWLLPWNALITPSGKYAVEEATISLVVSGRQLLWERRHSPREYSAIMADPDFDLAPTAVAATINRVQTSRPASSATRGGESLLADYPRELLRLRATVEEGKHASEIIAESLSERVYFYRRELALETYFKLIQSPRIWVLATHGFFLDGTTSASGHALLRCGLTLAGANRRETQGGDSDDGILTGLEVLDADLRGTELVVLSACDTAVGEATIGEGIAGLQHAFQLAGAGQVIATLWKVPDAETASVMKTFWTRLPTARGASAALRAAQLRFIEEDRRNGGFAHPWHWAAAQLSLQGPL comes from the coding sequence ATGACCACCATGCAATCGACTTGCGTCGACATCACTGCCCGGCGAAAGCGTCCGCCAGCGTCGGTTGCCGCCGGCCTGATCCTCGCCTTCTGCGGGGGACTTCCGGGCCTGCCACATCCAGTTGAAGCGGCCGATGCCGATCGGGTCGTCGCCCTCTATCAGCAGGGACTTGTCCTGTACGAAAAGGGGGACTTTGCACGGGCCGCAGACGTGTTTGGCGAAGCGGTCTCCCGGGCCCCCGGCGCATTCGGTCGCGGTGAGCGCGGGCCGGTCCATATGGATACGGTCCGCCTGATGGAGTTCCAGGCGAACTGTTACCTGTCGAGCTTCGACCTGTTCCGCGCCGAGTCGCTCTATCGCGAATGCATTGAAGTGGCTCGGCAGGAAGAAGGACCGCAAAGCGCGATGATCCATCGCTGCCTGGGCAATCTCGGCGTGCTGTACACCCGCCTGGCCCAGTGGGATCGTGCGGAAGAGCAGTTCCAGACGTCACTTCGCAGCGACACCGACGCGGAGAACCGGGCGAGAACGCACCTCAATCTGGCCAGTATGTATCTGCTCAGCGATCAGACCGACCAGGCGGAGCGCGCCTATCGGACGTCTTTCAGCTACTGGAGGTCGCAGAAGGGTGAAACCGCCCGGAAGCAGATGGCGTCCTGTCAGCACGGGCTCGGCATGAATGCGTTCAAGCGAGGCGACCGGAACCGGGCCGCCCAGCTCTTCCGCCAGGCACTCGCAACCCGTCGCGAACTGCTTCCGGCGAATCACCGCTTCGTCGCCCACTCAACCGAGATGCTGGGAACGACTCAGGCGGTCCTCGGCCGGTCCGATGAAGGGATCGAGTTGCTGCGCGATGCCCGGCAGATGATGACGGCATTCTGGGGCACCAATCACGTCGAACTGGCCGAGGTCGAGCATGAACTGGCGCTGGCGCTCGCCCGCAAGGGAGAGGCGGTGAACGCGGCTGAGGCAATGACGCGGTCGCGCCGCATGTATCGTGAGTACATCGGTCGCATTCTGACCGGACTGTCGCAGGAAGAGCAGTTGCGATTTCTCGCCGAAGAACGAAACCGTTTCATGGACAGTCTCGCGCTCGCCAGGACGCATCGCCGCGAACCCCGCATGATCCAGGCGTCGTTCGACTGGGTGCTCAACGGAAAGGGGCTCGCCCAGGAGACGCTGGCAGAACGGCACCTCCTTGCCCGCAATGCGGCGATCGATCCGGCACTCAAGTCACTGGCGTCAGAACTGAAGGCGGCACGTCAGCAATTGGCCGCTCTCAGTTCGTCCGGAAACGAGAAGGACGTCGCCGACACCGTCCGCCGTCTGAACGAGCGGGAGGCCGATCTGGCCCGGCAGCTCACGCTACAGTCCGGACCGGGGAACGGCACCGATCGCTGGGTGACGAGTGGACACATGCTGCAGGTGCTTCCTGAAGATGCCGCCCTCGTCGAATTCGCGTGGCTCGATCGGGAGGAACCGGCCGTCAGTGCATTTGATCGGCGCCCGCGCGACGGCCGACAGGGACGACTGGTCGCCTGGACCCTCGTCGCGAAGACGCGGACGGTCCGGCTCTACGATCTCGGGGCTGTCGACGAAGTGCTGCAGCGGGTCGAAGCGGTGCGGCAGCAGATCCGGTCGTCCGAGGATGACATTGCATTCGATCCCGAATCTGCAACCGAATCCATGAATAAGTCGCTGAAGGAGGCCGCTCAACAGCTTCTCTGGCCGATGCTGCAGGACCTCTCCGATGCCGAACGGTGGGTCATCAGCCCCGACGGGCCCCTCTGGCTGCTTCCATGGAATGCCCTGATCACGCCATCCGGCAAGTATGCGGTCGAGGAGGCGACGATCTCGCTCGTGGTGTCCGGTCGACAGCTCCTCTGGGAACGCAGGCATTCGCCACGCGAGTACAGCGCCATCATGGCCGACCCCGACTTCGACCTCGCTCCGACCGCCGTGGCCGCGACGATCAATCGAGTGCAGACCTCGCGACCCGCGTCGTCGGCGACGCGCGGCGGCGAGTCGTTGCTGGCGGACTATCCGCGGGAACTGCTCCGACTTCGGGCCACTGTCGAAGAAGGCAAACACGCCAGCGAGATCATCGCAGAATCCCTCTCAGAACGCGTCTACTTCTATCGTCGAGAGCTTGCACTCGAGACCTACTTCAAGCTCATCCAGAGCCCGCGTATCTGGGTCCTGGCGACGCACGGGTTTTTCCTTGACGGGACGACCTCCGCGTCAGGGCATGCCTTGCTGCGGTGCGGTCTCACACTCGCAGGCGCGAACCGACGCGAGACGCAGGGCGGCGACAGCGACGACGGGATCCTCACCGGTCTCGAAGTTCTCGATGCGGACCTCCGCGGAACGGAACTCGTCGTGCTGAGTGCCTGCGACACTGCGGTCGGCGAAGCCACAATCGGAGAAGGCATCGCCGGCCTGCAACACGCCTTTCAACTCGCCGGGGCCGGGCAGGTCATCGCGACGCTCTGGAAAGTCCCGGATGCCGAAACGGCTTCCGTGATGAAGACGTTCTGGACCAGGTTGCCTACAGCGCGCGGTGCGTCTGCGGCCCTGCGGGCGGCACAACTCAGATTCATTGAGGAAGACCGTCGCAACGGTGGCTTCGCCCACCCGTGGCACTGGGCTGCCGCGCAGCTCTCTCTGCAGGGACCGCTCTGA
- a CDS encoding c-type cytochrome domain-containing protein, giving the protein MSRTIHIACVLLLLARVTEAEGTVRPDRLAQQGYGLLKKFCARCHGDSFAVTGLDVYDRSSLVDAGYIADGDPDNSGIWQRVGVEKDMPPEDQPQPSSEEIALLRTWILDGAKFPVLDTRSPVTLVGMYEAMHDHLQNTPIEDRPFLRFYTFANLNNHPAGVTNDEFRLYRAALSKAINGLSWKAEIVRPVAVDEQQTLFAIDLRDYGWEDGLWTEILRHYPYGLRHDQSADDRLQTLANRVIEMTGTENPYLRGDWFVAHATRPPLYHTLLGLPQTTAELEDKLSVDVVADFQNDRLQRAGFATSGVSNQNRLVDRHRSVHGVYWKSYDFKSNVGRGNLFQFPLGPEFENSSFARHAFEHDGGEIIFSLPNGLHGYLLVDSEGNRIDEGPIDVVSNALKTGGTPVVINGMSCMACHKHGVIPFQDTLREGAGIFGKARDKLGRLVPPQSEMDRFLQRDREQFVTALGEAVGEFLQVGDDSDRDLQSFPEPVSAVVSRYQADLGPEAVAAELWLKNPTELQRLVENSSRLRTLGLGPLAQGDTIKRQSWDALSGGVSTFQLSAGELDIGTPHRVFGTTVD; this is encoded by the coding sequence ATGTCCAGGACGATACATATCGCGTGCGTGCTTCTGCTGCTGGCCCGCGTGACGGAAGCGGAGGGCACCGTTCGTCCCGACCGGCTGGCGCAGCAGGGTTACGGCCTGCTCAAGAAGTTTTGCGCGCGTTGTCATGGCGACTCGTTCGCTGTGACCGGCCTGGATGTCTATGACCGCAGCAGCCTTGTTGACGCCGGCTACATTGCGGACGGAGATCCCGACAACTCCGGGATCTGGCAGCGGGTGGGCGTCGAGAAAGACATGCCCCCCGAGGATCAGCCGCAACCGTCCTCAGAGGAAATCGCTCTGCTGCGGACGTGGATCCTCGACGGTGCGAAGTTTCCGGTCCTCGACACACGGTCGCCGGTAACGCTGGTTGGCATGTACGAGGCGATGCATGACCATTTGCAGAACACTCCGATCGAAGATCGACCATTCCTGCGGTTCTACACGTTCGCGAATCTCAACAACCATCCGGCCGGCGTCACGAATGACGAGTTCCGGCTCTATCGGGCAGCTCTCAGCAAGGCGATCAACGGCCTCTCGTGGAAGGCGGAGATCGTGCGCCCGGTTGCCGTCGACGAGCAGCAGACTCTGTTCGCGATCGATCTCCGCGACTACGGCTGGGAAGACGGGCTGTGGACCGAGATTCTCCGGCACTATCCGTACGGACTGCGCCATGACCAGTCCGCCGATGACCGGCTGCAGACGTTGGCAAACCGTGTCATCGAGATGACCGGCACGGAGAACCCGTATCTCCGCGGAGACTGGTTCGTCGCTCATGCGACGCGACCGCCGCTGTATCACACGCTTCTGGGACTGCCGCAGACCACTGCCGAACTCGAGGACAAATTGAGCGTCGACGTCGTCGCCGACTTCCAGAACGATCGTCTCCAGCGGGCCGGGTTCGCCACGAGCGGCGTCTCGAATCAGAACCGCCTCGTCGACCGGCACCGATCCGTGCATGGAGTCTACTGGAAGAGCTACGACTTCAAATCGAATGTCGGTCGCGGCAACCTGTTTCAGTTTCCGCTCGGTCCGGAGTTCGAGAACAGCTCGTTCGCCAGGCATGCCTTCGAGCACGACGGCGGTGAGATTATTTTCAGCCTGCCGAACGGACTGCACGGCTATCTGCTGGTTGACAGTGAAGGCAACCGGATCGATGAGGGACCGATCGACGTCGTCAGCAACGCGCTCAAGACTGGAGGTACGCCGGTCGTTATCAACGGAATGTCATGCATGGCTTGTCACAAGCATGGAGTGATTCCGTTTCAAGACACGCTGCGTGAGGGAGCGGGCATCTTCGGGAAGGCACGCGACAAACTGGGACGCCTCGTGCCGCCACAGAGCGAGATGGACCGGTTCCTGCAGCGGGATCGCGAACAGTTTGTGACGGCACTTGGCGAAGCGGTTGGTGAGTTCCTGCAGGTTGGCGATGACAGCGACAGAGATCTGCAGAGCTTTCCCGAGCCCGTTTCGGCGGTCGTCAGCCGCTATCAGGCCGATCTTGGCCCGGAAGCCGTCGCCGCGGAGTTGTGGCTGAAGAATCCAACTGAGCTTCAGCGGCTCGTCGAGAACAGTTCAAGACTCCGGACTCTGGGACTTGGTCCGCTGGCACAAGGTGACACAATCAAGCGGCAGTCATGGGACGCCCTCTCCGGGGGCGTATCGACGTTTCAGTTGAGTGCCGGTGAGCTCGACATCGGAACACCGCATCGCGTGTTCGGTACGACCGTTGACTAA
- a CDS encoding alkyl sulfatase dimerization domain-containing protein: protein MSVAQENDATRKLTRQNEQFEEQIVEVADNVHVAVGYSVSNVSMIVGDDGVVLVDTGMMGESAERIAEAFRRITDKPVKAIIYTHSHGDHTGGAPAFLGAERPDIWAHVNFGSEARPWKAGGLTFQNVRGARQAGFKLPPDQRINNGVAPVRYPKRGGEVFSDGEATKPNRFLEGERQTITVAGVELELVAAPGETNDGVFVWYPAGKVLFAGDNFYRSFPNLYAIRGTPNRSVRLWAESLGRMAENDAHALVGGHTNPVVGADEVKQVLADYRDAVQYIHDKTVEGMNKGLTPDELVEYVQLPERLAGKEYLQPFYGHPDWGVRTVFNSYLGWFDGNATNLFPLPPKAEAERIAKLAGGHEELRAAARDAIAAGDHQWAAQLADYLLATNHDDSDAKGIKADALTGLAHNMVNATARNYYLTVARELREETQPE, encoded by the coding sequence ATGTCGGTCGCTCAGGAGAATGATGCGACCCGGAAACTGACTCGGCAGAACGAACAGTTCGAAGAGCAGATTGTCGAAGTCGCCGACAATGTTCACGTTGCCGTCGGCTACAGCGTGTCAAACGTCTCAATGATCGTCGGCGACGACGGCGTTGTGCTCGTTGATACCGGAATGATGGGCGAATCCGCTGAGAGAATCGCCGAAGCGTTTCGCAGGATCACGGACAAGCCGGTCAAAGCCATCATCTACACGCACTCGCACGGAGACCATACCGGGGGAGCCCCGGCGTTTTTGGGGGCCGAGCGTCCGGATATCTGGGCACACGTCAACTTTGGCAGCGAAGCCCGGCCGTGGAAGGCCGGCGGGCTGACTTTTCAGAACGTGCGAGGGGCGAGACAGGCGGGATTCAAGCTGCCACCGGATCAACGCATCAACAATGGCGTCGCGCCGGTTCGCTATCCGAAACGTGGTGGCGAAGTGTTCTCCGACGGCGAAGCCACGAAGCCAAATCGCTTCCTGGAAGGCGAACGCCAGACAATCACAGTCGCAGGTGTGGAGCTCGAACTCGTCGCAGCACCAGGTGAAACCAACGATGGCGTCTTTGTCTGGTATCCGGCAGGCAAAGTCCTGTTTGCTGGCGACAACTTCTATCGATCGTTCCCCAATCTGTACGCCATTCGCGGCACGCCCAATCGCAGCGTTCGCCTGTGGGCCGAGAGTCTTGGCAGAATGGCTGAGAACGACGCGCATGCCCTGGTCGGCGGTCACACGAATCCGGTTGTCGGAGCAGACGAGGTCAAGCAGGTACTGGCCGACTACCGCGATGCGGTGCAGTACATTCACGACAAGACCGTCGAGGGGATGAACAAGGGCCTGACGCCCGACGAACTGGTCGAGTACGTGCAACTCCCAGAACGCCTCGCTGGCAAGGAGTACTTGCAGCCGTTCTACGGTCATCCGGATTGGGGGGTCCGCACAGTCTTCAACAGCTATCTCGGCTGGTTCGATGGCAATGCAACGAATCTGTTTCCGCTGCCGCCCAAAGCCGAAGCGGAGCGAATCGCCAAACTGGCCGGAGGACATGAGGAGCTTCGGGCAGCAGCCAGAGACGCAATTGCAGCGGGTGACCACCAGTGGGCCGCACAACTGGCTGATTACCTGCTGGCAACCAACCACGATGATTCCGACGCGAAAGGCATCAAAGCCGATGCACTAACCGGACTCGCTCACAATATGGTCAATGCCACGGCACGGAACTACTACCTCACTGTCGCCCGCGAACTCCGCGAGGAGACGCAACCAGAGTGA
- a CDS encoding MarR family winged helix-turn-helix transcriptional regulator gives MHFDSESSPGFAIGRVAYLIRSGMSAVLKSADWPFSPEETQTLITLSDASDPLSMNELATLMIRDPTTVKRQLDRLVEHQLVERNASSADARIVMIRLTRRGEQRLQKVLPLVDELRRIALNGISKSELDATQNVLRKMQENLTSHLAKN, from the coding sequence ATGCACTTTGACTCAGAATCCTCGCCGGGATTCGCCATTGGACGGGTCGCCTATCTGATTCGGTCTGGAATGTCGGCGGTACTGAAGAGCGCAGACTGGCCGTTCTCGCCCGAGGAAACGCAGACGCTGATCACGCTGTCGGATGCCAGCGACCCACTGAGCATGAACGAACTGGCAACGCTGATGATTCGTGATCCAACGACGGTGAAGAGACAGTTGGATCGACTTGTCGAGCATCAACTGGTTGAGCGGAACGCATCGAGTGCAGACGCGCGTATCGTGATGATCAGATTGACCCGCCGGGGCGAGCAGAGATTGCAGAAGGTGCTCCCCTTGGTGGACGAGCTTCGACGAATTGCCCTCAACGGTATTTCAAAGTCAGAACTCGACGCAACGCAGAACGTTCTCCGCAAGATGCAGGAAAACCTGACAAGCCACCTCGCAAAGAACTGA
- a CDS encoding integrase core domain-containing protein produces MLLHGCHYPFRSQNTIDPAARTPTGIIITLRPNGKRDFALRGAGFVGVSPSGRKFSREFDEILTSAGATANKTSVQSPNLQAHVERVIQTLQHEVLNHFVVVYERHLNHICSEAVRWYNTERGHSARGNLPPAWDSPPETVDTIRLSDVACSTRLGGLLKHYERRAA; encoded by the coding sequence CTGCTTCTTCACGGTTGCCATTATCCCTTCCGTTCGCAAAACACGATCGATCCGGCTGCTCGAACACCGACCGGGATCATCATCACTCTGCGGCCGAATGGGAAGCGTGATTTCGCGCTGCGGGGTGCGGGCTTCGTCGGAGTCTCACCTTCCGGCCGGAAGTTCTCCCGCGAGTTCGACGAGATCCTGACGTCCGCTGGTGCCACGGCGAACAAGACGTCCGTCCAGTCGCCCAACCTGCAGGCCCACGTCGAACGCGTGATCCAGACGCTGCAGCACGAGGTGCTTAACCACTTCGTGGTCGTCTACGAACGGCACTTGAACCACATCTGCTCCGAAGCGGTCCGCTGGTACAACACCGAGCGAGGGCACTCGGCACGCGGGAATCTGCCGCCCGCGTGGGACTCGCCACCCGAAACGGTGGATACGATCAGACTTTCGGACGTGGCCTGCAGCACGCGGCTGGGCGGGTTGCTGAAGCACTACGAACGACGGGCGGCGTGA
- a CDS encoding SWIM zinc finger family protein — translation MATVKKQARKKSQRARKLTEDAIERHVGERSLQRGHEYFRAKMIFDCRREDQLLKGCSYGRSADSYRLSAHVDGNRILEAECSCPIGDGGRCKHVAALLLSWMHEPEEFRETEPLEKRLADCSKTKLIKLIEQMVEREPDLEAWLELALPAALTTHAVVKADDYRRQTVAAFSRAGYGYESDDDPTAALESLSRIGDEFCQQERFESAAAVYSGILEGFCAEYETFHDESGHVTVAACQCVTPLGGCLTHLAEGSETREAAVQALFEVLRLDINLGSVGFSDDALDILLDQTTTAERATIAGWMRGEASRGDGGLNNWRHSTWGGLLLDFEGEPADDEAFLQHCRDFGLTDDLVERLLERGRLEDALKEITAAPDYELVRHANRLVAHKHVDLAHDLVRERYSNDERRNSGHLRAWLEKCYRSQKNWQALLDLCLEAFRNNPDLPGYQEIRTLAKKLKTWKSLRPEIMSSIPKDSNDLIRIHLDEGEVAEAVELFEARSRQRAFGSNWDPIHLDVAKAAEKSHPETALQVYRAEAKQLIAARGRDNYRAACGYLKTIRRLFKQIERSDEWKGYIARIREENRSLRALHEELKRARL, via the coding sequence ATGGCAACCGTGAAGAAGCAGGCCAGGAAGAAGTCACAACGAGCCCGGAAGCTGACGGAAGATGCCATCGAACGGCACGTTGGCGAGCGAAGCCTTCAGCGCGGGCACGAGTATTTCCGTGCGAAAATGATCTTCGATTGCCGGCGAGAGGACCAACTGCTCAAGGGGTGTTCCTACGGGCGGTCGGCTGACTCGTACAGGCTGAGCGCTCACGTGGACGGCAACCGGATTCTCGAAGCGGAGTGCAGTTGTCCCATCGGTGACGGTGGCCGCTGCAAGCATGTGGCGGCGCTGCTGCTCTCCTGGATGCACGAACCGGAGGAATTCCGCGAGACAGAGCCGCTCGAGAAGCGGCTGGCCGATTGCAGCAAGACGAAGCTCATCAAGCTGATTGAGCAGATGGTCGAACGGGAGCCGGACCTGGAAGCCTGGCTCGAACTCGCTTTGCCTGCAGCACTCACCACCCATGCGGTTGTGAAGGCGGACGACTATCGCCGCCAGACGGTAGCGGCCTTCTCCCGTGCCGGATACGGCTACGAGTCCGACGACGATCCGACCGCCGCACTCGAATCACTCAGCCGCATCGGGGATGAGTTCTGCCAGCAGGAGCGTTTCGAGTCGGCGGCGGCAGTTTACAGCGGGATCCTCGAAGGGTTCTGCGCCGAGTACGAGACGTTTCATGACGAGTCCGGCCATGTCACCGTAGCAGCCTGCCAATGCGTCACGCCCCTGGGCGGGTGCCTGACTCATCTCGCCGAAGGCTCCGAAACCCGCGAAGCGGCCGTGCAGGCGCTCTTTGAAGTGCTGCGGCTCGACATCAACCTTGGCAGCGTCGGCTTCTCTGATGACGCACTCGACATTCTCCTCGACCAGACGACCACTGCGGAGCGGGCGACGATCGCCGGCTGGATGCGCGGCGAAGCGTCGCGTGGGGACGGCGGCCTCAACAACTGGCGGCACAGCACCTGGGGCGGACTGCTTCTCGACTTCGAGGGAGAACCGGCAGACGACGAAGCGTTCCTGCAGCACTGTCGAGACTTCGGCCTGACAGATGATCTGGTCGAGCGGCTGCTCGAGCGTGGACGACTGGAAGACGCCCTCAAGGAGATCACCGCAGCTCCGGACTACGAACTGGTGCGGCACGCCAATCGTCTGGTGGCCCACAAACACGTCGACCTGGCCCATGATCTCGTGAGGGAACGCTACTCGAACGACGAGAGACGCAACAGCGGGCACCTGCGGGCCTGGCTCGAGAAGTGCTATCGGTCGCAGAAGAACTGGCAGGCGTTGCTCGATCTCTGCCTGGAGGCATTTCGCAATAATCCCGACCTGCCGGGTTATCAGGAGATCCGCACGCTCGCGAAGAAGCTCAAGACCTGGAAGTCGCTGCGTCCCGAGATCATGTCGAGCATCCCGAAGGACTCAAACGACCTGATCCGCATCCACCTCGATGAGGGGGAGGTTGCCGAAGCGGTCGAGCTCTTCGAGGCCCGCTCCCGGCAGCGCGCCTTCGGCTCAAATTGGGATCCGATCCACCTCGACGTTGCGAAAGCCGCCGAAAAGTCCCACCCGGAGACGGCACTGCAGGTCTACCGGGCTGAAGCAAAGCAATTGATCGCCGCCCGCGGTCGTGACAACTATCGGGCCGCTTGCGGTTACCTGAAGACGATCCGCCGACTCTTCAAGCAGATCGAACGCAGCGACGAATGGAAGGGGTACATAGCGCGTATTCGCGAAGAGAATCGATCGCTGCGGGCACTTCATGAGGAGCTGAAACGGGCCCGCCTGTAG
- the rnk gene encoding nucleoside diphosphate kinase regulator — protein MVAVRRCLISREDHDQLENLLLGEFAAAFSDKTYVQSLRLKLSVAEVVEAGAIPSDVVTMNSTIRIRDTRTNEDETYTLVYPRDADIASGHLSVLAPIGTAILGQRVGDRVRWQVPGGTTRLCIEAILFQPERDGVVS, from the coding sequence ATGGTGGCGGTGCGACGATGTCTCATCAGCCGCGAAGATCATGATCAGCTCGAGAACCTGCTGCTTGGCGAGTTTGCCGCTGCATTCAGCGATAAGACGTACGTCCAGTCGCTGCGACTCAAGCTGAGTGTCGCGGAGGTCGTGGAGGCGGGTGCGATTCCCTCTGACGTCGTCACGATGAACTCGACCATCCGGATCCGTGATACGCGCACGAATGAAGACGAGACTTACACACTGGTCTATCCCCGGGACGCGGACATTGCCAGCGGACATCTGTCCGTGCTGGCTCCCATCGGAACCGCGATTCTCGGGCAGCGCGTGGGGGACCGTGTGCGTTGGCAGGTCCCCGGCGGAACGACTCGACTTTGCATCGAAGCGATTCTGTTCCAGCCGGAGCGGGACGGAGTTGTGTCATAG
- a CDS encoding HPF/RaiA family ribosome-associated protein codes for MNITVVKRLEADRRRLRDAVVDRVERTLARYAHRVARVNVTLVDENGPRGGVDKRCQVSVVMHGTPEITASAMNENPWRAFTTATERVRQIISRKLSRPRTVRIQEMRRRGTPADTPAAEATMD; via the coding sequence ATGAACATCACGGTCGTCAAGCGCCTCGAAGCAGATCGGCGTCGCCTGCGAGATGCTGTCGTCGATCGCGTAGAACGAACGCTGGCTCGGTATGCGCACCGGGTTGCACGCGTGAACGTGACGCTCGTCGACGAGAACGGGCCCCGTGGCGGCGTCGACAAGCGATGCCAGGTCAGCGTAGTCATGCATGGCACGCCCGAAATCACGGCGTCTGCCATGAACGAGAATCCATGGAGGGCCTTCACCACTGCGACCGAACGGGTGCGGCAGATCATCTCGAGAAAGCTGTCCCGACCCCGAACTGTGCGCATTCAGGAAATGCGCCGCCGCGGTACTCCCGCCGACACGCCAGCCGCAGAGGCGACGATGGATTGA
- the mnhG gene encoding monovalent cation/H(+) antiporter subunit G, with amino-acid sequence MTDAVIVFLLVTGTAFALLASVAVVRMPDLYTRMHGATKSATLGVGCMLLAVAIRFADIETTTSAILVVAFLFLTAPVAAHMIGRAAHRQHVPMWEGTLVDEFPDGQPPADHADEAPH; translated from the coding sequence ATGACCGATGCCGTGATCGTCTTTCTTCTGGTGACAGGTACGGCTTTCGCGCTGCTCGCATCGGTTGCAGTCGTGCGGATGCCGGACCTCTACACACGCATGCACGGGGCCACCAAGAGCGCCACCTTGGGTGTGGGCTGCATGCTTCTGGCAGTCGCAATCCGGTTTGCCGATATCGAGACGACGACCTCCGCAATTCTGGTGGTCGCGTTCCTGTTCCTGACTGCTCCGGTGGCAGCTCACATGATTGGCCGCGCCGCACATCGGCAACATGTTCCCATGTGGGAAGGAACACTGGTCGACGAGTTTCCCGATGGACAACCACCTGCAGATCACGCGGATGAGGCTCCACATTGA
- a CDS encoding monovalent cation/H+ antiporter complex subunit F — protein sequence MTLTCHLATATVPASLVPLTAEISLVVLVVAIGLAVLRLMKGPSLPDRVVALDLIATLLVGLIAVSAVETGDMLFLRVAMVVALFNFIGTIGYAWYLQRERPE from the coding sequence ATGACACTCACCTGCCATCTGGCGACGGCAACGGTCCCTGCCAGTCTCGTCCCGCTGACCGCCGAGATCTCGCTGGTCGTCCTTGTCGTCGCGATCGGCCTGGCGGTACTTCGCCTGATGAAAGGGCCGAGCCTTCCCGATCGCGTCGTCGCCCTGGACCTGATCGCGACGCTGCTGGTTGGCCTGATTGCCGTCAGCGCAGTGGAGACCGGCGACATGCTCTTCCTGCGTGTGGCGATGGTTGTGGCGTTGTTCAACTTCATCGGCACGATTGGATACGCATGGTACCTGCAGAGGGAGCGCCCCGAATGA